The genomic window TGAAGTCAGAAAAAATCCCAGTAGTGATCTATTATCATGGCTGGCAGACGAGTAAGGAACTTGTGTTGACGCAAGGAAGAAAAATGGCAAAAAAAGGAATGAGAGTCTTACTCCCCGATGCCATGAATCATGGAGAACGGAAGCAACCGGTGTCAAAAATCCCTTCCTTTACTTTTTGGAGTAGTATTTACGGGAATCTATTTGAATTCGATACATTGATCGAACATTTAAGAAAACGTGAACTTCTTTCAGACAAATTGGCAGTGGGTGGTGTATCGATGGGTGGCATGACCACATGTGCCTTATTGGCAAAGCACCCTGAGATCACTGGCGGTATCTGCTTGATGGGATCACCAGCACCACCTGAATATGGTAAAGAAATCTCACGTAGAGCGCAAGAATACCACTACAAGTTGCCAGATGATTACTTCGACTTGATTTCATGGGTCAATCATTACGATCTATCGATGCACCCAGAAAAATTAGCCGGACGTCCTTTGTTTTTCTGGCATGGCGAAAAAGATGAGAAAATCCCTTATCAGCAAGTAGCTAAATTTGTAGAAAAAAATAAGGATGAGTCTTACGGCAAGGGCATCGTCTTTCGTGCCTCTTCGGAGAAACGTCATATGGTAGAAGTCCCATTGATGGAAGAAGCTGCAGAGTTTTTGAGTGACATGATGGAGAGTACTTTACAATAAAAGAAAAAAGCAGGAAGAATCGCCTATCAATGAGAAAGATGTTTTCTCTATGGTAGACGGTTTATTTTTTGTTCTTACATAAGATTCGCTCATTTTTCTCTTGATTCTTTGCTATAATGACTATAGTTATGTATTTAGGCATGGAAGGGGAGATTTTATGCCAACGTTAGCAGATGTAGCTAAACGAGCAAATGTCTCAAAAATGACAGTTTCTCGGGTGATCAATCATCCAGAGCAAGTGACGGATGAACTAAAAGAATTAGTTTTTACAGCGATGGCTGAGCTTGATTATCGCCCAAATATTGCAGCAAAAGCCTTAGTTTCAAACCGTTCGCAAATCATCAAGTTGTTTATTCTTGAAGAAATCGATACGACAGAACCTTATTATATGAATTTACTTATGGGAATCGCCAAAAGAATTGGGAAAGAACATTATTCCTTACAATTAGTGACCAATGATGCGTTTGATGTGGGGTCTTGTGATGGCTATATCATTACGGGTGTGCGTGAAAGAGATTTTGATTGGATCAATCGCTTGGAAAAGCCAGTCGTCTTATTTGGCGAGAATCGCATGGGCTACGATTATGTCGATAGCGACAATCAATATGGAACTGCCAAAGCGACCCAATATGCTTTAGAAGTTGGTTACCAAACGGTCGTGTATATTGGTATCGATGAAGCAGAGCCTTTTGAATTATCTAGAGAAGCGGGTTATTTAAAAGTAATGGAAGAAGCTGGCTTAATACCGAGAATGTTACGTTTTGATAATCATTCGACCACACCAGAAAAATATATCACCGAGCATTGGGATGAATTTACAGATAAGACTTGTTTTGTTTGTAGCTCTGATCGCTTGGCACTAGGCATCGTTCGTGGTATCACGCAAGTAGGCGGGCAATTACCAGAACAATTTGGAGTGATTGGTTTTGATGGCGTATTTCTTGATCAAATCAGTTCGCCCAAGCTGACGACCGTCAAGCAAGACATTATTCGGATGGGTGAAGTTTGCGGCGAAATGCTACTGAAAAAAATTAGCGAAAAAGGAGCGAGTCAAGGCTATCGCCATTTTTTCCCCGAGTTGATCATTCGTGAAACGACAAGAAAGCGATAAGCGACTAACGCTTAGCTATAGAAAATACAAGATTTATGCTATTATAAGAGAAAGTCCACTTATAAAGGATGGTTTACATGACAGAAATCAAACGAAAACATTTTCGCTTCCCTGCCTATGATGATCACATCGGCGTGAAGTTGAAAAATGAAAATAGACGCGTATTGTTCGACGGTCAAGATGATCTGATGACAGATACGAGCGACAAGCCATTGTTTGAACAAATCAATGAATTTCATTTTGAGGATTACTCAAAAAAAGAAAAAAACAGTCATGCGACAGTCAATGTTCGACATGCTTCGACACAAAAAGAAAATCTAGCCAAACATAAACAAAATTTGCCAGATTACAGACAAAGCAATACGACGAAAACAAAACGAAACAGTCAGACGAGTTTCGGTTATGCTCGTCGGAACAGCACGTCAGAGCAAAGACCACCACAAGAGAAAAAGTCTTCATCGCGAAGCGTATTCAATAGCTCTGTAAGAGAACGGTCTTATTTTGTACCTAAATATGTGCCAGCTTCAATCATTCCTGATCAGAAGAAAAATAAAATCTCTGAAGAAGAACTGATTGCTTCGATCAAAAAAGAAAAGAATGCGTATCTTCTATTTGAAGCAGAAAACACCCCATATGATGGAAAACAAAGCGTAACAATGGACGAAAAGAAACATCCAAGTAAAAAAAGTCATGGGGTACTAGATCGTTCATTGGAAGGCTTGATCAATGAACAAGGCGATTCTTTGAACGGGAATGGCTATTTCAACTAAGAATCAATCAATTACGAAAAAAAGTTGATTCCTTCAACGATTCAGTCAAATGAAAAACAGGCAAGGCTTGTGCTAAATTGTTTGAATGTTGGAGTGAAACAGCTTTTTTGTCGATCGATCAGATAACTTGAACGGAAAGAAGGCGAAAGATGATGGCTGTTTCCTCATCAATGAAAAGATTTGGTTTTACTCGTGACACACCTTACCCAGGATTGGTTGAAGAAGAAATCGTGACGCCAGAACCTGGCGAACATGACTTGTTGATTGAAGTCGTTGCTCTCTCAATCAACCCTGTAGATACAAAGCGAAGAGAAATCGTTAAAGCAGAAACCTTTACAGTCTTAGGTTATGATAGCGTGGGTTATGTACGAAAAGTAGGTACAGCTGTGACGGATTTTGAAGTGAATGATCGTGTCTATTATGCCGGTACGACGCAACGCGGAGGCAGTCAGCAAGAGTATCAATTAGTTGATGCGCGCATCGTTGCGAAAGCACCACAGAATCTGACGGACGAAGAAGTCGCTGCGATCCCGCTGACTGCATTGACTGCGTATGAACTGCTATTTGAAAAATTTCATCTGATTCCGCAAAAAGGAGGAAATGAAGGCAAAGAGTTATTGGTGATCAACGGAGGCGGTGGTGTCGGTTCGATCATGACACAGTTAGCAAAATGGGCAGGTATGAAAGTCTATGCTACCGCTAGCCCGCAAAACTTTGGATGGCTGGAAAAAAATGGTGTAGATGTTCCTCTGGATTACCATCATTCTCTCTATGACCAATTAGCAGAAGTTGGGGTCGAAGGTGTGGATCATATCGCTGTACTCTATGATATCGAACCCTATGTATCAGAAATTGAAAGAATCATTCAACCACTCGGGCATATCGGGATGATCGTCAATACAAAAGAAAAAATCGATCTAAATGGCTTTAAAAATGACTCGATCAGCTTCCATTGGGAGTATGTGTTTACAAAAACGGATCATGACAAAGAAATCGCCACACAAGGAGCGATTTTAAAGAAATTGGCGCAACTCTTTGAAGCGAACCAGCTCCATAGTCATGTCACAACGGTTTACTCAAAGGGCATCACCAGAGCTTCACTTGAACAAGCGATGGCGGCAGTTAGTAAAGGAAGCCAACAAGGAAAATTAGTAGTCTCTGGTGGATTCCCAAAGGCGGCTCACTGATTCAACAAAACAACTGACAAGAAAAAAAGAGCTACATCCTTAAATAGTCATGCTATTTAAAGGAGGTAGCTCTTATTGTATGAAAATGGCTTAATCTAAGTAAGGTTCTTCCATAGGTTCTAATGGATTCACTGTTGCTGTTGTAGATGTGATTTTTTTGAAAGGATTTGAGATTCTGAGATACTTCACTTTATTCAATGTATAAGATAAAATCGAACAGCTTAAAAGAGTATACGCAAAATGAGTGAAATCCAAATACATCAAAGAGACAATTAAAATACCAAAAGTGATAATAAATAGGCTTTTGCCAATATTTACATGGTAGTATTTTTCAATCGCTTGATAAATGATATCTGTTCCGCCTGTACTTCCTCCAAAACGAAAGACTAGCCCGCAACCGATCCCCGAAAGAACCCCGGTCATTAGACTATTCACAAGCAAGTTTCCGACAGCAAAATGAACGTTCAGATTTTCCCATACATGTAAAAAGAAGACCAAAGAAAATGTTCCGACTATCGTTCGAATAAATGAATGTTTTCCAAAAATAAATAAGGAAACCAGCAATAAAGGTAAATTTATGATCAGCGAGGTGATAGAGGGCGCAAAGCCAAATAAATGATTTAGTAAAAGAGCAATACCTGTAACACCACCGTCAGCTAATTTTGAAGGGAGATTGATTCCAGTGACTGCCAATCCGTAAAGAGCTGCCCCTAAAATAATTCCGCATAAGTCTAATAAAAATTTGATATGTTTCATCTCTAACCTCTTTTCTTTTTGAAAATTTTCAGCAATCTTTATATTACACTGAACAACTCTATTTATTCAATAGGAAAATGGAAAAAAATATACATAAAGAAGTATATTTTATTTCCTTCAAGATTTTCTCGATGAAAACTGGAAAAATTCTTGGTAAACATCCCATCGTCCTTTATTTTGAAAACCAGAAAAGTAGTGCATGAGTAAAAAAGAAGCATTTCTATATAAAAAACAGCGATTATCTTATGAAATTTAACGATTATGATGTCAAAACAACCGATTTTTACTTTTTTGGTCACGGACACTCAAGATAAAGTATAATATTTATTGAACAAGCCAGTAAACAAGTATCTCCCCCACGAGATTTTAAACGTTACTGGCTGTTTTTTTTTGCTCAAAAAGAAAACTTCTACTTTACAAAGGGAACGATTGTTCGTATAATAAAAGTGCGAACAATCGTTCGGTATAAAATCTTAGAGGTGATCGAATATGCAATCAATGAGACGTTTAGGTGCAATGTTGTTGATTTTATTTTTTGGTATTATTATAGGTAATTATGGGTTACAAACAGCATTGTTGATTTTTCTGCCTTCATTTGTACTGTGGTTTGTAATGTGGGATGAAAAAAAGTATCGACAAACCGAACGAAAACGCAGATATGAAGAAAATTTTTATCAGCAGGGAACACCCTATCATTCCAAATAACTCAATAGAAAACGCCACTTGCAATCGGTTCTCACCAACGACTCGATTGCAAGTTTTTTTTTAAAACAACTTAGTTGGGAATTTGCTTGGCTATGTTTATACTTAAAGGAGAACGGAAAGGAAGGTCATATGAATACGTTTATCGAAACGCTCAGTGAGAGAAAAGAAGAGTTACTTGCAGCTACATTCCAGCACTTATCTATATCATTGATTGCCTTACTGATCGCCGCAGTGATTGCGATCCCATTGGCTATTTGGGCAGTAAGCCACAAACGAATGGCAGAATTTTTATTACAAGTCACAAGTGTACTGCAAACCATTCCCTCACTTGCACTTTTAGGATTATTGATCCCATTTGTGGGGATCGGGACATTACCAGCATTGATTGCTTTGATCTTATATGCATTATTACCCATCTTTCAAAGTACCTATATTGGCTTAGCAGAGATTGATCCGTCAATTGAAGAAGCTGCGGTTGCTTTTGGCATGTCGCGTTTTAGAAGATTGATCAAAGTAGAATTACCCATTGCACTTCCTGTAATCATCTCAGGAATTCGAACAGCTTTAGTGTTGATCATCGGGACGGCAACATTAGCTGCATTGATCGGTGCTGGTGGACTAGGAACGTTTATCTTACTAGGGATCGATCGGAATACACCGGTATTAACATTGATCGGGGCGATCAGCTCTGCGCTATTAGCGATCATTTTCAGTAGTTTGATCCGTTTACTACAACATCTGAGACCACGTTATACAATGCTTGTATTAGGGTTGATCTTGACTGTGGTCGCCGGGGCTTCCATTTATCAGACCAGCTTCTTTAAGCAAGAAAAAATCACGATTGCTGGTAAACTCGGTGCCGAACCAGATATCTTGATCCAAATGTATAAAGGACTGATTGAAGAAGAAACTGACGCGGAAGTCGAGTTAAAACCTAATTTCGGGAAAACGAGTTTCTTATTCAGTGCTTTAGAAAATCAACAAATCGATATCTACCCGGAATTTACAGGAACAGTATTGGAGAGTTTAGTTCAAGTTCCAGATACATTAAGGGAGAAAAAATTAACAAAAGAGGAAACCTATCAAGAAGCCAATAAACTGTTGAGTGAACAGTTCTCAATGACACTATTAAAACCAATGGCATACCAAAACACCTATGCACTTGCTGTGAAACGTGACTTTGCAGAAGAAAATCAGTTGCGTACGATCTCTGATCTAGCTAAAATTGAAAATCAAATCAGAGCAGGTTTCACTTTAGAGTTTATTGACCGTGCAGATGGCTATAAAGGAATACAAGAGCTTTACCAATTGGACTTCCTTAGCGTTCAAAGTATGGAGCCAAGTTTACGCTATCAAGCAATAAATAATGGTGACGTGAATGTCGTTGATGCCTATTCGACCGACAGTGAATTAAAGCAATATGATTTAATCGTTCTGGAAGATGATCGCGGCTTGTTCCCAACTTATCAAGGTGCACCATTGATGAATGAAGATTTTGCAAATGAACATCCGGAAGTTGTGACTGCTTTAGAAAAGCTTAGCGGAAAAATCACGGAAGAACAGATGCAAACGATGAATTATCAAGTAAATGTCGAGAAAAAACAACCTGCTGAAGTCGCACGACAATTTCTAGTTGACCAAGGATTGGTGAAGGAGGGAAATAATTGACCGAGCTGATTGAATTTAAAAACGTACAAAAAAACTTTGGTGACAAGTACGCCATTAGGCAATTAGATCTTTCCATTGAAGAAGGGGAGATCTTTGTGTTGGTCGGTCCTTCTGGAAGCGGGAAGACGACTTCGCTAAAAATGATCAATGGACTTTCTTTACCAAGTAACGGAGAGGTGTTTTTCAAAGGTAAATCTTTGAAAAACTATAATTTGCAAAAAATGCGTTGGCAAATGGGGTATGTCTTGCAACAAATCGCATTGTTCCCAACCATGACTGTGAAACAAAACATTGAAGTGATCCCTGAGATGTTAGGTTGGGAAAAACAGAAACGTTCTGAAACGTCGGATCAGTTACTGGCGAAAGTTGGCTTAGATCCAGACATCTATCGTGA from Enterococcus sp. DIV1094 includes these protein-coding regions:
- a CDS encoding alpha/beta fold hydrolase — its product is MNPIILKRTIKNIPVLEVVQKELKSEKIPVVIYYHGWQTSKELVLTQGRKMAKKGMRVLLPDAMNHGERKQPVSKIPSFTFWSSIYGNLFEFDTLIEHLRKRELLSDKLAVGGVSMGGMTTCALLAKHPEITGGICLMGSPAPPEYGKEISRRAQEYHYKLPDDYFDLISWVNHYDLSMHPEKLAGRPLFFWHGEKDEKIPYQQVAKFVEKNKDESYGKGIVFRASSEKRHMVEVPLMEEAAEFLSDMMESTLQ
- a CDS encoding LacI family DNA-binding transcriptional regulator, yielding MPTLADVAKRANVSKMTVSRVINHPEQVTDELKELVFTAMAELDYRPNIAAKALVSNRSQIIKLFILEEIDTTEPYYMNLLMGIAKRIGKEHYSLQLVTNDAFDVGSCDGYIITGVRERDFDWINRLEKPVVLFGENRMGYDYVDSDNQYGTAKATQYALEVGYQTVVYIGIDEAEPFELSREAGYLKVMEEAGLIPRMLRFDNHSTTPEKYITEHWDEFTDKTCFVCSSDRLALGIVRGITQVGGQLPEQFGVIGFDGVFLDQISSPKLTTVKQDIIRMGEVCGEMLLKKISEKGASQGYRHFFPELIIRETTRKR
- a CDS encoding zinc-binding alcohol dehydrogenase family protein yields the protein MAVSSSMKRFGFTRDTPYPGLVEEEIVTPEPGEHDLLIEVVALSINPVDTKRREIVKAETFTVLGYDSVGYVRKVGTAVTDFEVNDRVYYAGTTQRGGSQQEYQLVDARIVAKAPQNLTDEEVAAIPLTALTAYELLFEKFHLIPQKGGNEGKELLVINGGGGVGSIMTQLAKWAGMKVYATASPQNFGWLEKNGVDVPLDYHHSLYDQLAEVGVEGVDHIAVLYDIEPYVSEIERIIQPLGHIGMIVNTKEKIDLNGFKNDSISFHWEYVFTKTDHDKEIATQGAILKKLAQLFEANQLHSHVTTVYSKGITRASLEQAMAAVSKGSQQGKLVVSGGFPKAAH
- a CDS encoding YitT family protein; this encodes MKHIKFLLDLCGIILGAALYGLAVTGINLPSKLADGGVTGIALLLNHLFGFAPSITSLIINLPLLLVSLFIFGKHSFIRTIVGTFSLVFFLHVWENLNVHFAVGNLLVNSLMTGVLSGIGCGLVFRFGGSTGGTDIIYQAIEKYYHVNIGKSLFIITFGILIVSLMYLDFTHFAYTLLSCSILSYTLNKVKYLRISNPFKKITSTTATVNPLEPMEEPYLD
- a CDS encoding ABC transporter permease/substrate-binding protein: MNTFIETLSERKEELLAATFQHLSISLIALLIAAVIAIPLAIWAVSHKRMAEFLLQVTSVLQTIPSLALLGLLIPFVGIGTLPALIALILYALLPIFQSTYIGLAEIDPSIEEAAVAFGMSRFRRLIKVELPIALPVIISGIRTALVLIIGTATLAALIGAGGLGTFILLGIDRNTPVLTLIGAISSALLAIIFSSLIRLLQHLRPRYTMLVLGLILTVVAGASIYQTSFFKQEKITIAGKLGAEPDILIQMYKGLIEEETDAEVELKPNFGKTSFLFSALENQQIDIYPEFTGTVLESLVQVPDTLREKKLTKEETYQEANKLLSEQFSMTLLKPMAYQNTYALAVKRDFAEENQLRTISDLAKIENQIRAGFTLEFIDRADGYKGIQELYQLDFLSVQSMEPSLRYQAINNGDVNVVDAYSTDSELKQYDLIVLEDDRGLFPTYQGAPLMNEDFANEHPEVVTALEKLSGKITEEQMQTMNYQVNVEKKQPAEVARQFLVDQGLVKEGNN